From one Rosa rugosa chromosome 4, drRosRugo1.1, whole genome shotgun sequence genomic stretch:
- the LOC133741877 gene encoding transcription factor WER-like, whose translation MAPKNDGSTKKVMNKGAWTAEEDRKLAEYIEIHGAKRWKTVASIAGLNRCGKSCRLRWLNYLRPNIKRGNISDDEEDLILRLHKLLGNRWSLIAGRLPGRTDNEIKNYWNSHLSKKIKQKNEKATLASTAQETSTTSTTTTTPPQKALNETISAPADKDEEERVKLGTSSDGNFDVNEFFDFSTEGSYGLEWVNKFLELDEDPMAAAYRENNKAMPKESQSQQKSKCP comes from the exons ATGGCTCCAAAGAACGACGGATCCACAAAAAAGGTTATGAACAAAGGAGCCTGGACTGCAGAAGAAGATAGAAAACTTGCAGAGTACATTGAAATCCATGGTGCCAAGAGGTGGAAGACTGTGGCTTCCATAGCAG GTTTGAATCGATGTGGAAAGAGTTGCAGACTGAGATGGTTGAACTACCTGAGACCGAATATCAAGAGAGGAAACATatctgatgatgaagaggacTTGATACTTCGTCTTCATAAGCTACTCGGAAACAG GTGGTCGTTGATTGCCGGTAGACTCCCAGGCCGAACAGACAATGAAATAAAGAACTACTGGAATTCACATTTGAGCAAGAAAATAAAGCAGAAGAATGAGAAAGCTACATTGGCTTCGACAGCGCAAGAGACTAGTACCACAAGTACTACGACCACTACTCCTCCCCAGAAGGCATTAAACGAGACCATTAGTGCTCCAGCAGACAAAGACGAAGAAGAACGAGTAAAGTTAGGAACAAGTTCGGATGGTAACTTCGATGTGAACGAGTTCTTTGACTTCTCCACTGAAGGCTCGTATGGGTTGGAGTGGGTGAACAAGTTTCTTGAGCTTGATGAAGACCCCATGGCTGCTGCTTACAGAGAAAATAATAAG GCAATGCCCAAGGAAAGCCAGAGTCAACAAAAATCTAAGTGCCCTTAA
- the LOC133745205 gene encoding probable glycosyltransferase At5g03795, whose amino-acid sequence MKKLLQSFAVIIMKEFFRLCAGLKIDWKRLIFAGAFMTTAGVILQMFLLTDPIDMWSLSLPIANVSDESLNSIRSFNQTFSEGRVKRLQLISAEVPIVPPNSSLKLNLSVPVMPYIGTVPTGRSRRRKKGGNVDNMSKVIPPPDPPRMHVPYRLQKFIWSLTPNEALVYAKKEIDHAPEVIDDPDLYAPLFRNMSVFKRSYELMELILKVYIYSDGSRPIFHVPHLNGIYASEGWFMRLMEGNRQFVTRDPEKAHLFYLPYSMRQLELKLYVPGSHQIKPLAIFLRDYVNMIAGKYPFWNRTHGTDHFLVACHDWGPYTLTQHEELANNTIKALCNADTSEGVFVAGKDVSLPETNIRNPRVPLRNIGGLRVSQRPLLAFFAGHMHGRVRPILLKYWRDKHEDMKIYGPLPSRISRKMSYIQHMKSSKFCICPMGYEVNSPRIIEAIYYECVPVIIADNFPPPLSDVLDWSKFSVIVAEKDIPKLREILLAIPMRRYMAMQTNVKMVKRHFLWNRRPIRYDLFHMILHSIWLSRLSQIQIPES is encoded by the exons ATGAAAAAGTTATTGCAGAGCTTTGCTGTGATCATAATGAAAGAGTTTTTCCGGCTCTGTGCTGGGTTAAAAATTGACTGGAAAAGGTTAATCTTTGCTGGGGCCTTTATGACAACAGCCGGTGTGATTCTGCAAATGTTTCTACTTACTGATCCAATTGACATGTGGTCCCTCTCCCTACCCATTGCAAATGTGTCAGACGAATCATTGAACAGTATCAGGAGCTTTAATCAGACCTTTAGTGAGGGAAGGGTCAAAAGATTGCAACTCATTTCTGCTGAAGTTCCCATTGTTCCACCAAACTCTTCTCTTAAGTTGAATCTCTCAGTTCCAGTTATGCCATATATTGGCACAGTTCCTACAGGGAgatcaagaaggagaaagaaaggTGGAAATGTAGATAACATGTCAAAGGTCATACCTCCTCCTGACCCTCCACGTATGCATGTGCCTTATCGTTTGCAG AAATTCATTTGGTCCTTGACACCCAATGAGGCACTTGTGTATGCGAAGAAAGAGATTGATCATGCCCCTGAAGTTATTGATGATCCTGATCTATATGCCCCTTTATTTCGAAATATGTCTGTTTTCAAAAG GAGCTATGAGTTGATGGAATTGATACTTAAAGTTTACATTTACAGTGATGGGTCAAGGCCCATATTTCATGTACCTCATCTCAACGGAATTTATGCTTCTGAAGGATGGTTCATGAGGTTGATGGAGGGAAACAGGCAATTTGTCACAAGAGACCCAGAAAAGGCTCACTTATTTTATCTTCCTTACAGCATGCGCCAATTGGAGTTGAAGCTTTATGTACCTGGTTCACATCAAATTAAACCACTGGCAATATTCCTCAGAGACTATGTGAACATGATTGCTGGGAAGTATCCTTTCTGGAATCGCACACATGGGACAGATCATTTTCTTGTTGCTTGCCATGACTGG GGGCCTTACACGCTTACTCAGCACGAGGAACTGGCCAACAATACAATAAAAGCTCTATGCAACGCTGACACCTCAGAAGGAGTTTTTGTTGCTGGGAAGGATGTTTCACTGCCAGAAACTAATATTAGGAACCCCAGGGTTCCCCTTAGAAATATTGGTGGATTAAGAGTGTCACAGCGCCCACTCCTTGCCTTCTTTGCAGGACACATGCATGGCAGAGTCCGCCCGATACTTCTCAAGTACTGGCGGGACAAACATGAGGACATGAAAATCTATGGGCCTCTGCCCTCTAGAATCTCCCGAAAGATGTCATATATCCAGCATATGAAGTCAAGTAAATTTTGTATTTGCCCAATGGGGTATGAAGTGAACAGCCCTAGGATCATTGAAGCCATATATTATGAGTGTGTCCCAGTGATAATTGCAGATAATTTCCCCCCTCCTTTGAGCGACGTGCTAGACTGGAGCAAATTTTCTGTTATTGTGGCTGAGAAGGATATCCCCAAGTTACGAGAGATTTTATTGGCTATTCCTATGAGAAGATACATGGCTATGCAAACAAATGTGAAAATGGTGAAAAGGCATTTTCTTTGGAATCGAAGGCCAATCAGATATGATTTATTCCATATGATTCTGCATTCCATCTGGTTAAGCAGATTGAGCCAGATTCAAATCCCAGAATCCTAG